From the genome of Hymenobacter sp. PAMC 26628, one region includes:
- the ruvC gene encoding crossover junction endodeoxyribonuclease RuvC, producing MGYAVIEVRGQHVTVLRYDVVNMKALGTNHAVKLKRIFDRMIELIDEFLPDELAIEAPFFGVNVQSMLKLGRAQGVAIAACLSRQIPYVEYAPTKVKQSVTGSGSATKEHVAHMLRQTLALPPLAEAPKLLDATDALAVALCHHYQKGNNATAAGGKSWGKFLAENPDRLNAATTKKATPRAAKKAV from the coding sequence CGTCACGGTGCTCCGCTACGACGTCGTTAACATGAAAGCCCTCGGGACGAACCATGCGGTAAAATTAAAGCGGATTTTCGACCGCATGATTGAGCTCATCGACGAGTTTCTGCCCGACGAGTTGGCCATCGAGGCACCGTTTTTTGGGGTGAACGTGCAAAGTATGCTCAAGCTGGGCCGGGCCCAGGGCGTGGCCATCGCCGCCTGCCTCTCCCGCCAGATTCCCTACGTGGAGTACGCGCCCACCAAGGTGAAGCAGTCCGTGACGGGCTCGGGCAGCGCCACCAAGGAGCACGTGGCCCACATGCTGCGCCAAACCCTGGCCCTGCCGCCCCTCGCCGAGGCCCCCAAGCTGCTCGACGCCACCGACGCCCTGGCCGTGGCTCTGTGCCACCACTACCAAAAAGGCAACAACGCCACCGCCGCCGGCGGCAAAAGCTGGGGCAAGTTCCTGGCCGAAAACCCCGACCGCCTCAACGCCGCCACCACCAAAAAAGCCACCCCCCGCGCCGCTAAGAAAGCGGTGTAG
- a CDS encoding PhzF family phenazine biosynthesis protein — protein sequence MSIPIYQVDAFARRAFAGNPAAVCPLDAWLPDALMQQIAAENNLAETAFFVPLEGQEADFHLRWFTPTFEIDLCGHATLATAHVLWNERGFAKDEIVFQSQSGPLRVRREADGRRTLDFPSRPPRPLAPDEVPAVLTQSLGPGAAVPRAVLASRDLVVEFATAAEVLALQPDFGALVALGYIGLIATAPGTGGVDFVSRFFAPEVGVPEDPVTGSAHSTLIPFWAAKLGKTELFARQESARGGELWCRLRGDRVDIGGYAVTYLVGALHNLPGL from the coding sequence ATGTCCATCCCCATCTACCAGGTCGATGCCTTTGCCCGCCGCGCATTTGCCGGCAACCCCGCCGCCGTGTGCCCGCTCGACGCGTGGCTGCCCGACGCGCTGATGCAGCAGATTGCCGCCGAAAACAACCTGGCCGAAACTGCCTTCTTCGTTCCTTTAGAAGGCCAGGAAGCCGACTTCCACCTGCGCTGGTTCACACCCACCTTCGAGATTGACCTGTGCGGGCACGCCACCCTGGCCACGGCCCACGTGCTGTGGAATGAGCGCGGCTTCGCCAAAGACGAAATCGTGTTCCAGAGCCAGAGCGGCCCGCTGCGCGTGCGCCGCGAGGCCGACGGCCGCCGCACGCTCGACTTCCCCAGCCGGCCGCCCCGGCCACTGGCCCCCGACGAGGTGCCGGCCGTGCTCACGCAGTCGCTGGGCCCCGGCGCGGCCGTGCCGCGGGCCGTGCTGGCTTCGCGCGATTTGGTGGTTGAGTTTGCCACCGCCGCCGAGGTGCTGGCCCTGCAACCCGACTTCGGGGCCCTGGTGGCGCTGGGCTACATCGGGCTGATTGCCACCGCGCCCGGCACCGGCGGCGTCGATTTTGTATCGCGCTTTTTCGCCCCTGAGGTAGGCGTGCCCGAAGACCCCGTGACCGGTTCGGCCCACAGCACGCTCATCCCGTTCTGGGCGGCCAAGCTGGGCAAAACCGAGCTGTTTGCCCGCCAGGAATCGGCCCGCGGCGGCGAGCTGTGGTGCCGCCTGCGCGGCGACCGGGTGGACATCGGCGGCTACGCCGTGACGTACTTGGTGGGGGCCCTGCACAACTTGCCGGGCTTGTAG
- a CDS encoding phosphatase PAP2 family protein codes for MKFSSSSVLAGGLLLAGAPAAVAQQAPSPYHTRFAVDAPITLGLGAVSGFGLYRVQQKTGLTEAELAALRKDDVPRIDRFSAGYYSDRAQTTSDFLCYGSLLVAPGLLALNPAARGRYGQVAALYVETLLATDAIFTTSVGNVARNRPYLYGPEGGGDRTGKIATNSFFSGHTAHAATATFFAAKVFHDFNPGSRAQPYVWGAAAALPVVVAYYRIEAGKHFLTDNLLGYAVGATVGVVVPQLHKKASAAGVSLAPIQGLNVNGYAYSGLLLRKQL; via the coding sequence ATGAAATTCTCCTCCTCCTCGGTGCTTGCCGGCGGCTTGCTGCTGGCCGGGGCCCCGGCGGCCGTGGCCCAGCAGGCGCCGTCGCCGTACCATACCCGCTTCGCCGTCGATGCGCCCATTACGCTGGGCCTGGGGGCCGTCAGCGGCTTCGGCCTCTACCGGGTGCAGCAAAAAACTGGCCTGACCGAAGCCGAGCTGGCCGCACTCCGCAAAGACGACGTGCCCCGCATCGACCGGTTTTCGGCCGGCTACTACAGCGACCGGGCCCAGACCACCAGCGACTTCCTCTGCTACGGCTCGCTGCTGGTGGCGCCCGGCCTGCTGGCCCTGAACCCCGCCGCCCGCGGCCGCTACGGGCAAGTGGCGGCGCTGTACGTGGAAACGCTGCTCGCCACGGACGCCATTTTTACGACCTCCGTGGGCAACGTGGCGCGCAACCGGCCCTACCTCTACGGCCCCGAGGGCGGCGGCGACCGCACGGGCAAAATCGCTACCAACTCGTTTTTCTCCGGCCACACGGCCCACGCCGCCACGGCCACGTTCTTCGCCGCCAAGGTGTTCCACGATTTCAACCCCGGCTCGCGGGCCCAGCCCTACGTGTGGGGCGCGGCGGCGGCCCTGCCGGTGGTCGTGGCCTACTATCGCATCGAGGCGGGCAAACACTTTCTGACCGACAACCTGTTGGGCTACGCCGTGGGCGCCACCGTGGGCGTGGTGGTGCCGCAGCTGCACAAAAAAGCCAGCGCCGCGGGCGTGTCGCTGGCCCCCATCCAGGGCCTGAACGTGAACGGCTACGCCTACTCGGGCCTGCTGCTGCGCAAGCAGCTATAG
- a CDS encoding serine aminopeptidase domain-containing protein, giving the protein MKLLPALVLALLTACQPSRPLAIRHGAAYQVGALAAVRLDSLALFDSARQRVVPVALYLPGGSGPKARLKAAILSHGYGGKNTAYSFIARNLVAHGYFVASIQHELPTDAPIPTVGPPQVVRRPNWERGVQNILFVRQELQKKYPRVDFGQLLLVGHSNGGDVAMLFAREHPALVRRIISLDNRRMPFPRARRPRVLSLRSSDQVADSGVVPSPAEQRRFGCTVVRLPATLHNDMWDGATPAQQQEMNAVITQFLAQ; this is encoded by the coding sequence ATGAAACTTCTACCCGCGCTGGTCCTGGCGCTGCTCACGGCCTGCCAGCCTAGCCGGCCGCTGGCTATTCGGCACGGTGCTGCGTACCAAGTTGGGGCCCTGGCCGCCGTTCGCCTCGATAGCTTGGCGCTGTTCGACAGCGCCCGCCAGCGGGTGGTGCCGGTGGCGCTGTACTTGCCCGGCGGCTCGGGCCCCAAAGCTAGGCTGAAGGCTGCCATCCTCAGCCACGGCTACGGCGGGAAGAACACGGCGTATTCGTTCATCGCCCGCAACTTGGTGGCGCACGGCTACTTCGTGGCCAGCATCCAGCACGAGCTGCCCACCGACGCGCCCATCCCCACCGTGGGGCCCCCGCAGGTGGTGCGCCGCCCCAATTGGGAGCGCGGGGTGCAAAACATCCTGTTTGTGCGGCAGGAGTTGCAGAAAAAATACCCCCGCGTCGACTTCGGCCAGCTGCTGCTGGTGGGCCACTCCAACGGCGGCGACGTGGCCATGCTCTTCGCCCGGGAGCACCCGGCGCTGGTGCGGCGCATCATCTCGCTCGACAACCGCCGCATGCCGTTTCCCCGCGCCCGCCGGCCCCGGGTGCTGTCGCTGCGCTCGAGCGACCAGGTGGCCGACAGCGGCGTAGTGCCCTCACCGGCCGAGCAGCGGCGCTTCGGCTGCACGGTGGTGCGGCTGCCCGCCACGCTTCACAACGACATGTGGGACGGCGCCACGCCCGCCCAGCAGCAGGAAATGAACGCGGTAATCACCCAATTTTTAGCGCAGTAG
- a CDS encoding type II toxin-antitoxin system VapC family toxin has product MGAEYLADTNAVIDLVLGRLPLVSAEWLDQRLDQQLVALSVITRIELLTKIEPATEYAFMQSFVQSVEVFPLDEPVVQQTIRLRQQHRIKLPDAIIAATALVHGLPLLTRNAADFQKITGLVVVDPHDPAQLPAR; this is encoded by the coding sequence ATGGGAGCGGAATACTTAGCCGACACCAATGCGGTCATCGATTTAGTGCTGGGCCGCTTGCCGTTGGTTAGCGCCGAATGGCTAGACCAGCGGCTCGACCAGCAGTTGGTAGCGCTGTCAGTAATCACGCGCATCGAACTGCTGACGAAAATCGAGCCCGCTACCGAGTACGCTTTCATGCAGTCTTTCGTGCAAAGCGTGGAAGTATTTCCCCTCGACGAGCCCGTGGTGCAGCAAACCATCCGGTTGCGCCAGCAGCACCGCATCAAGCTGCCCGACGCCATTATTGCGGCCACGGCGCTAGTGCACGGGCTACCGTTGCTGACCCGGAATGCGGCGGATTTTCAAAAGATAACTGGCCTGGTGGTGGTTGATCCGCACGACCCGGCCCAATTGCCGGCCCGCTAG
- a CDS encoding spore photoproduct lyase family protein, whose product MQTDLFLPVLNAPMPVAAPVLADVSADAAAPRTHGAKLWLPKRVLFTPDALQEDYGQQILARATALNLDIELLKSNRLTGLRGDDERATYRTAKTTLAVVNAPAGALRLQPTPPSADFQLNLAEGCPAHCQYCYLAGSLSGPPVVRAFANLPKLLANTQVYERPGRPVSFEASCYTDVLGIEHLTGALAETVRYFAGREGGRLRFVSKYDHVESLLGLPHRGHTRARASLNAEPLARQLEGGTASIEARIQALRKLALPVAQGGGGYPVGVLLAPIMPLPDWQQHYGELLDRVRAAFDFDCDLTVEFVTHRFTPGSKEVLLGWYPNTSLDLSETDRAVKRNKFGGLKYVYDMPTMKELKTWFYAEWQRRFPHAPIQYWT is encoded by the coding sequence ATGCAGACTGACCTCTTTTTGCCCGTTCTCAACGCTCCAATGCCCGTGGCCGCGCCGGTGCTCGCCGACGTTTCCGCCGATGCCGCAGCCCCTCGTACGCACGGTGCCAAGCTGTGGCTGCCCAAGCGCGTGCTCTTCACCCCCGACGCTTTGCAGGAGGACTACGGCCAGCAAATTCTGGCCCGCGCCACGGCCCTGAACCTCGACATCGAGCTGCTGAAAAGCAACCGCCTCACCGGCCTGCGCGGCGACGACGAGCGCGCCACCTACCGCACCGCCAAAACCACGCTGGCCGTCGTGAACGCCCCCGCCGGGGCCCTGCGCCTGCAGCCTACCCCGCCCTCGGCCGACTTCCAGCTCAACCTGGCCGAGGGCTGCCCCGCCCACTGCCAGTACTGCTACCTGGCCGGCAGCCTCAGCGGGCCGCCCGTGGTGCGCGCCTTCGCCAACCTGCCCAAGCTGCTGGCCAACACCCAGGTATACGAGCGCCCGGGCCGCCCCGTGAGCTTCGAGGCCAGCTGCTACACCGACGTGCTGGGCATCGAGCACCTCACCGGGGCCCTGGCCGAAACCGTGCGCTACTTCGCCGGCCGCGAGGGCGGCCGCCTGCGCTTCGTGAGCAAGTACGACCACGTGGAAAGCCTCTTGGGCCTGCCCCACCGCGGCCACACCCGCGCCCGCGCTTCGCTCAACGCCGAGCCCCTGGCCCGGCAGCTGGAGGGCGGCACGGCCAGCATCGAGGCGCGCATCCAGGCCCTGCGCAAGCTGGCGCTGCCGGTGGCGCAGGGCGGTGGGGGCTACCCGGTGGGCGTGCTGCTGGCCCCCATCATGCCCCTGCCCGACTGGCAGCAGCACTACGGCGAGCTGCTCGACCGCGTGCGGGCGGCCTTCGATTTCGACTGCGACCTCACCGTGGAGTTCGTCACGCACCGCTTCACGCCCGGCTCCAAGGAGGTGCTGCTCGGCTGGTACCCCAACACCAGCCTCGACCTGAGCGAAACCGACCGCGCCGTGAAGCGCAACAAGTTCGGGGGCCTCAAGTACGTGTACGACATGCCCACCATGAAGGAGCTAAAAACCTGGTTCTACGCCGAGTGGCAGCGCCGCTTCCCCCACGCGCCCATCCAGTACTGGACGTAG
- a CDS encoding 2'-5' RNA ligase family protein, whose protein sequence is MADACRTLGPLPVQVASLRSLGRGVAFNLENAALRALHRRLQTAWAPRLTPQDQQKLQPHVTVQTR, encoded by the coding sequence TTGGCAGATGCCTGCCGGACGCTGGGGCCCCTACCGGTGCAGGTGGCCAGCCTGCGCTCGTTGGGCCGGGGGGTGGCCTTCAACCTGGAAAATGCTGCGCTGCGCGCCCTGCACCGCCGCTTGCAAACGGCCTGGGCTCCGCGCCTCACGCCCCAGGACCAGCAGAAGCTCCAGCCCCACGTCACGGTGCAAACAAGGTAG
- a CDS encoding glycosyltransferase family 39 protein → MLLSPLYELQRDEYLYLAHGRHPAWGYLEVPPLTAAQAWLTNAAGGGFWAVKFWPFLWGAATVYLVVRLAQRLGGGWFAGPLAGTCYLGTAFARLNLLFQPNSFEVFGFVCCLYCLARYLHTARPGALYGLGVGLGLGLLNKYTTLFFGAALVGALLLTPARRLLLNRHWWGALGLALLLWGPNLAWQLAHGLPVRHHMQLLQASQLVHVEAGTFWKMQLLMCLGAIWVWAPGLGALLWARAFRPYRALGWVPVLGVGLLAALHGKDYYALGYYPVLFSFGAVWWAQRLQNSRWKAVLRPVLVALPLVLLAPIFPFIYPVAGPAEMLALRPRYIGRGFYRWEDGRDHALPQDYADMLGWRELADKTWATYRALPDSVRAHTLIKCANYGQASAINYYNRHRPMPPAQSTNGSFLFWWPAPQAYRAAIIIDDEFHPELAPHFAAYRRAGAVTNPYAREHGTLIIVGRGPDAAVQALVRREQQAELAAWEGQ, encoded by the coding sequence TTGCTGCTCAGCCCGTTGTACGAGCTGCAGCGCGACGAGTACCTGTACCTGGCCCACGGCCGGCACCCGGCCTGGGGCTACCTCGAAGTGCCACCCCTGACGGCCGCCCAGGCCTGGCTGACCAACGCGGCGGGCGGCGGCTTTTGGGCCGTGAAGTTCTGGCCGTTTCTGTGGGGCGCGGCCACCGTGTACCTGGTGGTGCGGCTGGCGCAGCGGCTGGGCGGCGGCTGGTTTGCCGGGCCCCTGGCCGGCACCTGCTACCTGGGCACGGCCTTCGCCCGGCTCAATTTGCTGTTCCAGCCCAACTCGTTTGAGGTATTCGGGTTCGTATGCTGCCTCTACTGCCTGGCGCGCTACCTGCACACGGCGCGGCCCGGGGCCCTGTACGGGCTGGGCGTGGGCCTGGGGCTGGGCCTGCTGAACAAGTACACGACGCTGTTTTTTGGGGCGGCGCTGGTGGGCGCCCTGCTGCTCACGCCCGCCCGCCGGCTGTTGCTGAACCGCCACTGGTGGGGCGCGCTGGGGCTGGCGCTGCTGCTGTGGGGCCCCAACCTGGCCTGGCAGCTGGCCCACGGCCTGCCGGTGCGCCACCACATGCAGCTGCTGCAAGCCAGCCAACTGGTGCACGTCGAGGCCGGCACGTTCTGGAAAATGCAGCTGCTTATGTGTTTAGGCGCTATATGGGTGTGGGCGCCGGGGCTGGGGGCCCTGCTGTGGGCGCGCGCGTTTCGGCCGTACCGGGCGCTGGGCTGGGTGCCGGTGCTGGGCGTGGGCCTGCTGGCGGCCCTGCACGGCAAAGACTACTACGCCCTGGGCTACTACCCGGTGCTGTTCAGCTTCGGGGCAGTGTGGTGGGCGCAGCGGCTGCAAAATTCCCGCTGGAAAGCCGTGCTGCGCCCGGTGCTGGTGGCCCTGCCGCTGGTGCTGCTGGCGCCCATTTTCCCGTTCATCTACCCCGTGGCGGGGCCCGCCGAGATGCTGGCCCTGCGCCCGCGCTACATCGGCCGGGGCTTCTACCGCTGGGAGGACGGCCGCGACCACGCCCTGCCCCAGGACTACGCCGACATGCTGGGCTGGCGCGAGCTGGCCGACAAAACCTGGGCCACCTACCGGGCCCTGCCCGATTCGGTGCGCGCCCACACCCTCATCAAGTGCGCCAACTACGGCCAGGCCAGCGCCATCAACTACTACAACCGCCACCGCCCCATGCCCCCGGCCCAGAGCACCAATGGAAGCTTCCTGTTCTGGTGGCCCGCCCCGCAGGCGTACCGCGCCGCTATCATCATCGACGACGAATTCCACCCCGAGCTCGCGCCGCACTTCGCCGCCTACCGCCGCGCTGGCGCCGTCACTAATCCCTACGCCCGCGAGCACGGCACGCTCATCATCGTGGGCCGGGGCCCCGACGCGGCCGTGCAAGCCCTGGTGCGCCGCGAGCAGCAAGCCGAGCTAGCCGCCTGGGAAGGCCAGTAG
- a CDS encoding IS5 family transposase — translation MAYPSDVKDDEWTFVAPYLCLMSEDAPQRDYPLRDVFNALRYLAHTGCPWRYLPGDLPPWATVYQQWTRWRDARVFESIVHDLNELQRLLLGRAATPSVVVLDGRTLQSTPESGHRAGWDGAKRRKGSKAHIAVDTLGQLLSVVITPANEQERAQVGELCRQVQEITGQTVTVSFVDQGYTGEDAEYAAAVHDIDLQVVKKPEGQTGFVLLPKRWVVERSFAWLSRFRRLGRDYERLSVSLQQLHFVVFACLMLARHAASS, via the coding sequence ATGGCTTACCCCAGCGATGTAAAAGACGACGAATGGACCTTCGTGGCCCCATACCTGTGCCTGATGAGCGAGGACGCGCCGCAACGCGACTACCCCTTGCGCGACGTATTCAACGCCTTGCGCTACCTGGCCCACACGGGCTGCCCGTGGCGCTACCTGCCCGGCGACCTGCCGCCCTGGGCTACGGTGTATCAGCAGTGGACGCGCTGGCGAGATGCCCGCGTGTTCGAGTCTATCGTGCATGATTTGAACGAGTTGCAGCGGCTGCTACTCGGCCGGGCGGCCACACCCTCGGTCGTGGTGCTTGACGGGCGCACGTTGCAAAGCACGCCTGAGAGCGGGCACCGGGCGGGCTGGGACGGGGCCAAGCGGCGCAAGGGCAGCAAGGCGCATATCGCCGTCGATACGCTGGGCCAGCTACTGAGTGTGGTCATCACCCCGGCCAATGAGCAGGAGCGGGCGCAGGTCGGCGAGTTGTGCCGCCAGGTGCAGGAAATCACGGGCCAGACTGTGACCGTAAGCTTTGTCGACCAAGGCTACACAGGCGAGGATGCTGAGTATGCCGCAGCCGTGCACGATATTGACCTGCAAGTGGTTAAGAAGCCCGAAGGCCAAACCGGCTTTGTGCTTTTACCCAAGCGCTGGGTCGTTGAGCGCAGCTTCGCCTGGCTCAGTCGCTTTCGGCGGCTGGGCCGCGACTACGAGCGGCTGAGCGTCAGCTTGCAGCAACTCCATTTCGTCGTCTTCGCCTGCCTCATGCTCGCCCGACACGCCGCAAGTTCATAA
- a CDS encoding ASCH/PUA domain-containing protein — MRIVPSNHIQVSVPDDCQLHELDIWSSCYAAIEAGTKPFDVRLNDRNFQAGDALLLREFDPETGVHSGRIALRWASHVLQGGAFGIEEGWCVLGLAEHPPLPAGISDTRLW, encoded by the coding sequence ATGAGAATTGTCCCTTCGAACCACATTCAGGTCTCGGTCCCCGACGACTGCCAACTCCACGAGCTGGATATCTGGTCCTCCTGCTACGCCGCCATCGAAGCCGGCACCAAGCCCTTCGACGTGCGCCTGAACGACCGCAATTTCCAGGCCGGTGACGCCCTGCTGCTGCGCGAGTTCGACCCCGAAACCGGGGTCCACAGCGGGCGCATTGCCCTGCGCTGGGCCAGCCACGTGCTCCAAGGCGGGGCCTTCGGCATCGAGGAAGGCTGGTGCGTGCTGGGCCTGGCCGAGCACCCGCCGCTGCCCGCCGGCATCAGCGACACGCGCCTCTGGTAG
- a CDS encoding T9SS type A sorting domain-containing protein yields MRFLAFLRGVLGLALVAGGARAQAPAWRAAVAGGSATGDYSSVSATATDDAGNVYLAGNFAGTVSFGPFALTNASADGLRDAFVAKWSPATGAFLWARRAGGPGNDAATALAVSGSHVYAAGSFGGPTATFGPLTLANADPSGATRDVFVAELAADTGAFAWAQPAGGPADDYATALAAAGPLVYVAGGFGSATAAFGGTALARAGSSGADAFVAALVAGGPGAAFRWAQRAGGPGDDVATALAVRGASVYVAGRFASATAAFGPAALANANPNGSHDVFVAKLTDAGPSAAFTWAQRAGGAGDDRANALAVSGASVYVAGEFQGPTASFGGTVLANTTTDNLYYDVFIAKLTDAEPSGAFAWARRAGGPGDDYANALAVRGADVYVAGSFAGNVLGNAAATFGGTTFTTAGLIDLYVAKLTDAGPSGAFAWATRAGGPGYDYATAVALASTGVYVAGDFASPTAGFGPLALANPNSAATAYLAALADGTALATSAPAPRAGMAAYPNPARARATVQVPAVPGAAQATLALLDARGRVLRTWAVPLPTAGTSAEVALDGLAPGLYQVQVQAGGWRAVQPLVVQ; encoded by the coding sequence ATGCGGTTTTTAGCTTTTCTGCGCGGGGTGCTGGGGCTGGCGCTGGTGGCGGGCGGGGCCCGGGCGCAGGCCCCCGCCTGGCGGGCGGCGGTGGCGGGCGGCTCGGCCACCGGCGATTATTCGTCCGTCAGCGCCACGGCCACCGACGACGCGGGCAACGTGTACCTGGCCGGCAACTTCGCCGGCACGGTCAGCTTCGGGCCCTTCGCCCTCACCAACGCCAGCGCCGACGGCCTGCGCGACGCCTTCGTGGCCAAGTGGAGCCCGGCCACCGGCGCGTTCCTCTGGGCCCGGCGCGCCGGGGGCCCCGGCAACGACGCGGCCACAGCCCTGGCCGTCAGCGGCTCCCACGTGTACGCGGCCGGCAGCTTCGGGGGCCCCACGGCCACCTTTGGCCCCCTCACCCTGGCCAACGCCGACCCCAGCGGCGCCACCCGCGACGTGTTCGTAGCCGAGCTGGCGGCCGACACGGGGGCCTTTGCCTGGGCCCAGCCGGCCGGGGGCCCCGCCGATGATTACGCCACGGCCCTGGCCGCCGCGGGCCCGCTGGTGTACGTGGCCGGCGGCTTCGGCAGCGCTACCGCCGCCTTCGGCGGCACCGCCCTGGCCCGCGCCGGCAGCAGCGGGGCCGATGCGTTTGTGGCCGCGCTGGTGGCTGGGGGCCCCGGCGCGGCTTTCCGCTGGGCCCAGCGCGCCGGGGGCCCCGGCGACGACGTGGCCACGGCCCTGGCCGTGCGCGGCGCGAGCGTGTACGTAGCCGGCCGCTTCGCCAGTGCCACCGCCGCGTTCGGCCCCGCCGCGCTGGCCAACGCCAACCCCAACGGCAGCCACGACGTGTTCGTGGCTAAGCTGACCGACGCGGGCCCCAGTGCCGCCTTCACCTGGGCCCAGCGGGCGGGCGGGGCGGGCGACGACCGCGCCAACGCCCTGGCGGTGAGCGGCGCCAGCGTGTACGTGGCCGGCGAATTCCAGGGCCCCACGGCCAGCTTCGGGGGCACCGTGCTGGCCAACACCACCACCGACAACCTGTACTACGACGTGTTTATAGCCAAGCTGACCGATGCCGAGCCCAGCGGGGCCTTTGCCTGGGCGCGCCGCGCCGGGGGCCCCGGCGACGACTACGCCAACGCCCTGGCCGTGCGCGGGGCCGACGTGTACGTGGCCGGCAGCTTTGCGGGCAACGTGCTGGGCAACGCCGCGGCCACCTTCGGCGGCACCACGTTCACCACCGCCGGCCTCATCGACCTGTACGTGGCCAAGCTGACCGATGCGGGCCCCAGCGGCGCCTTCGCCTGGGCCACGCGGGCCGGCGGGCCGGGCTACGACTACGCCACCGCCGTGGCCCTGGCCAGCACTGGCGTGTACGTGGCCGGCGACTTTGCCAGCCCCACGGCCGGCTTCGGGCCCCTGGCCTTGGCCAACCCCAATAGCGCCGCCACCGCTTACCTCGCCGCCCTGGCCGACGGCACCGCGCTGGCCACCAGCGCCCCGGCCCCGCGGGCCGGCATGGCCGCCTACCCCAACCCGGCCCGGGCCCGCGCCACGGTGCAGGTGCCCGCCGTGCCCGGGGCCGCGCAAGCCACACTGGCGCTGCTCGATGCCCGGGGCCGCGTACTGCGCACGTGGGCGGTGCCGCTGCCGACCGCCGGCACCAGCGCCGAGGTAGCACTGGACGGCCTGGCCCCAGGCTTATACCAAGTGCAGGTGCAGGCCGGCGGCTGGCGCGCCGTGCAGCCGCTGGTGGTGCAGTAG
- a CDS encoding YfcC family protein codes for MTRFRFPHPLVLLMGFIVLAAALSHWLPAGEFVRRLDGATQRQVVVPGSYHPVPATPVGALQMLVDVPRGLLDAGAVVFLIFLSGGAFTVVDRTGALRYGVDWLLARARGREVLVLPLLAAFFATMGALENMGEEIIALVPVLVLLMRRLGYPALTAVAISTGAAAVGAAFSPLNPFQVGVAQKLAQLPPLSGGAYRVALLVPALVLWTATTMRHAARYRVVPSAADAAAAAVAAEQGPGAGRHGLVLLLMFGVFALFAYGVVQLSWDFDQMSALFLALGIGAGLLGGLGLSGTADGFVAGFRDMAFSAMLVGFARAIFVVLEQGHVVDTLVQALATPLAHLPVAAAALGMMGVQTALHLPVPSVSGQATLTMPLLVPLADLIGLSRQVVVLAFQYAAGLCELITPTNGALMAMLAACGVGFDEWLRFAGPRYLALLALGALGVVAAIYLGV; via the coding sequence ATGACGCGTTTCCGCTTTCCCCACCCGCTCGTGCTGCTGATGGGCTTTATTGTGCTGGCCGCGGCGCTGAGCCACTGGCTGCCGGCCGGCGAGTTTGTGCGCCGCCTCGACGGGGCTACCCAGCGGCAGGTCGTCGTGCCGGGCAGCTACCACCCGGTGCCGGCCACGCCCGTGGGGGCCCTGCAAATGCTGGTGGACGTGCCCCGCGGCCTGCTCGACGCCGGGGCCGTGGTGTTCCTGATTTTCCTATCGGGCGGCGCCTTTACGGTGGTGGACCGCACGGGGGCCCTGCGCTACGGCGTGGATTGGCTGCTGGCCCGCGCCCGGGGCCGCGAGGTGCTGGTGCTGCCGCTGCTGGCTGCGTTTTTCGCCACCATGGGGGCCCTGGAAAACATGGGCGAAGAAATCATCGCCCTCGTGCCGGTGCTGGTGCTGCTGATGCGGCGGCTCGGCTACCCGGCCCTCACGGCGGTGGCCATCAGCACGGGGGCGGCGGCGGTGGGGGCCGCGTTCAGCCCCCTCAACCCCTTCCAGGTGGGCGTGGCCCAGAAGCTGGCGCAGCTGCCGCCGCTCTCGGGCGGCGCCTACCGGGTGGCGCTGCTGGTGCCCGCCCTGGTGCTGTGGACGGCCACTACCATGCGCCACGCCGCCCGCTACCGCGTGGTGCCCAGCGCCGCCGATGCCGCCGCCGCCGCCGTAGCCGCCGAGCAGGGCCCCGGCGCGGGCCGCCACGGGCTGGTGCTGCTGCTCATGTTCGGCGTGTTTGCGCTGTTTGCCTACGGCGTGGTGCAGCTGAGCTGGGACTTCGACCAGATGTCGGCGCTGTTCCTGGCCCTGGGCATCGGGGCGGGGCTGCTGGGCGGGCTGGGCCTGAGCGGCACCGCCGACGGCTTCGTGGCGGGCTTCCGCGACATGGCCTTTTCGGCGATGCTGGTGGGGTTTGCGCGGGCCATTTTCGTGGTGCTGGAGCAGGGCCACGTCGTAGACACGCTGGTGCAGGCCCTGGCCACGCCGCTGGCCCACCTGCCCGTGGCGGCCGCCGCCCTGGGCATGATGGGCGTGCAAACCGCCCTGCACCTGCCCGTGCCCAGCGTCAGCGGCCAGGCCACGCTCACCATGCCGCTGCTCGTGCCCCTGGCCGACCTCATCGGCCTCTCGCGCCAGGTGGTGGTGCTGGCCTTCCAGTACGCCGCCGGCCTCTGCGAACTAATAACGCCCACCAACGGGGCCCTGATGGCCATGCTCGCCGCCTGCGGCGTGGGCTTCGACGAGTGGCTGCGCTTCGCGGGGCCCCGGTATTTGGCCCTGCTGGCGCTGGGGGCCCTGGGCGTGGTGGCGGCCATTTATTTGGGGGTATGA